The proteins below come from a single Microbacterium sp. SLBN-154 genomic window:
- a CDS encoding protein adenylyltransferase SelO → MTPTAAAEITLSHRFADELPELAVDWQAVEPPAPRLLVLGDALAADLGLDPAYLRTSEGVGFLTGTAVPSGARPVAQAYAGHQFGAFNPRLGDGRALLLGEVEGADGALRDIHLKGSGPTPFSRGGDGLAAVGPMLREYVISEAMHALGIPTTRALAVVATGRTVRRESDLPGAVLARVASSHLRVGTFVLARAMGDVLLLERLVDHAIARHYPHAEGAENRALALLDAVIDAQARLIARWMLVGFVHGVMNTDNMTISGETIDYGPCAFLDTFDVGAVYSSIDQQGRYAYGAQPAIGEWNLARFAEALLPLLAEDTDAAVATAQQSLAAYRETYNAAWAEGMHAKLGGTPDDERTAALVNDMFDMLAIGRVDHTSFFRRLATVARGDREPARALFADPAPFDLWVERWLALDPDADLMDRVNPLYIPRNHLVEEALAAASDDGDLAPLNELVGVIRHPFTARPGLTRYEQPAPEAFGPYVTYCGT, encoded by the coding sequence ATGACCCCGACGGCCGCCGCAGAGATCACCCTCTCGCATCGCTTCGCCGATGAGCTGCCCGAGCTCGCCGTCGATTGGCAGGCGGTCGAGCCGCCGGCGCCGCGGCTGCTCGTCCTGGGCGACGCGCTTGCCGCCGACCTCGGGCTCGACCCCGCGTACCTCCGCACGTCGGAGGGTGTCGGCTTCCTCACCGGCACCGCGGTGCCGAGCGGCGCCCGACCCGTCGCGCAGGCCTACGCCGGACACCAGTTCGGGGCGTTCAACCCGCGGCTCGGCGACGGCAGGGCGCTGCTGCTCGGGGAGGTCGAGGGCGCGGACGGCGCACTTCGCGACATCCATCTGAAGGGCTCGGGTCCGACGCCCTTCTCCCGGGGCGGCGACGGCCTCGCCGCGGTCGGTCCGATGCTCCGGGAGTACGTCATCAGCGAGGCGATGCACGCACTCGGCATCCCCACGACGCGTGCGCTCGCCGTCGTCGCGACCGGTCGCACGGTGCGGCGCGAGAGCGATCTGCCCGGCGCGGTGCTGGCCCGTGTCGCGTCGAGCCACCTGCGGGTCGGCACCTTCGTGCTCGCGCGGGCGATGGGCGACGTTCTGCTCCTCGAGCGCCTCGTCGACCACGCGATCGCGCGCCACTATCCCCACGCCGAGGGCGCCGAGAACCGGGCGCTTGCGCTTCTCGACGCGGTCATCGACGCCCAGGCGCGCCTCATCGCCCGGTGGATGCTCGTCGGATTCGTCCACGGCGTCATGAACACCGACAACATGACCATCTCGGGCGAGACCATCGACTACGGCCCCTGCGCCTTTCTCGACACCTTCGACGTCGGCGCCGTCTACAGCTCCATCGATCAGCAGGGCCGCTACGCGTACGGCGCCCAGCCCGCGATCGGCGAGTGGAACCTCGCGCGCTTCGCCGAGGCTCTCCTGCCGCTGCTGGCGGAGGACACGGATGCTGCCGTCGCGACCGCCCAGCAGTCGCTCGCCGCCTACCGCGAGACCTACAACGCCGCCTGGGCCGAGGGGATGCACGCCAAGCTCGGCGGCACGCCCGACGATGAGCGGACGGCCGCGCTCGTGAACGACATGTTCGACATGCTGGCAATCGGCCGGGTCGATCACACCTCGTTCTTCCGCCGCCTGGCGACAGTCGCGCGCGGTGATCGCGAGCCCGCGCGCGCTCTCTTCGCCGATCCGGCACCCTTCGACCTGTGGGTCGAGCGCTGGCTGGCGCTCGACCCCGACGCCGACCTGATGGACCGGGTCAATCCGCTGTACATCCCGCGCAACCACCTCGTCGAAGAGGCGCTCGCCGCGGCATCCGATGACGGCGACCTGGCCCCCCTCAACGAACTGGTCGGCGTCATCCGCCACCCCTTCACCGCCCGTCCCGGGCTCACCCGGTATGAGCAACCGGCCCCTGAGGCCTTCGGCCCCTACGTCACCTACTGCGGCACCTGA
- a CDS encoding MarR family winged helix-turn-helix transcriptional regulator: protein MTSDALRILDGVMRLADLVQRDMAEPFAGTSLTMSRAALLWVLRSTGPSTQQALATALEVSPRNVTGLVDALETSGHVERAPHPTDRRATLVTLTDLGLDVVQQMVAQREQMADDLVAELASAEKEALGAGLEKLANRYETMLAVRERKDSP, encoded by the coding sequence ATGACGAGCGACGCCTTGCGCATCCTCGACGGTGTGATGCGCCTCGCGGACCTGGTTCAGCGCGACATGGCCGAACCCTTCGCCGGCACGTCGTTGACAATGTCTCGGGCGGCGCTCCTCTGGGTTCTCCGATCGACGGGACCGTCGACGCAGCAGGCGCTCGCGACGGCGCTGGAGGTCAGTCCCCGCAACGTCACCGGACTCGTCGACGCGCTGGAGACGAGCGGCCACGTCGAGCGTGCACCCCACCCGACCGATCGACGGGCGACGCTCGTCACGCTCACCGACCTCGGACTCGATGTCGTGCAGCAGATGGTCGCGCAGCGCGAGCAGATGGCCGATGATCTCGTCGCCGAACTCGCGTCGGCCGAAAAGGAAGCTCTCGGCGCAGGCCTGGAGAAGCTGGCGAATCGCTACGAGACCATGCTGGCGGTTCGTGAGCGGAAGGACTCCCCGTGA
- a CDS encoding HNH endonuclease signature motif containing protein produces MDADEKRRRAEDKRAGVFADELAKLQRAEAKLAARKTRLLADAYALTLEQRSRVGSVSSRERDMPLRSMALELGMAVRVNDRSMQSQMHDAYELIELFPQTMAALVEGRVSRAHAQVIQDAGRVIEDATDRASFERIVLAEAERQTVPRTKKYAIQRAAVLDPRPLQERHDTAIRERRVWVTDLDDTLSTLTILGGNVYVHGVYHRLTGQGTEIKTVDREKRRAHAAAKAEAEQNGGDAAPTEDTEPWFDDRSLDEIRCDLALDMLLAGSPVIDPTDPTTGGLGAIRAEVQITIPITTLTGVTKSGAELNGVTPVDPETARRMAGTARIWERVMTDPISGVVTAVDRYQLHPSQTRYVNARDVTCRTPGCRRPAKLCHIDHSKDFALGGKSCNDNLCNECARHHTLKHATNWHVEQLPGGILKFTSPGGKTYDSHPPSRVAFVPTDDGGYGVAPF; encoded by the coding sequence GTGGACGCGGATGAGAAGCGGCGGCGGGCGGAGGATAAGCGCGCCGGGGTGTTCGCGGATGAGCTGGCGAAGCTGCAGCGGGCGGAGGCGAAGCTTGCGGCCAGGAAGACCCGGCTGCTCGCGGACGCGTACGCGCTGACACTCGAGCAGCGGTCGCGGGTGGGGTCGGTGTCGTCCAGGGAGCGGGACATGCCGTTGCGGTCGATGGCGCTCGAGCTCGGGATGGCGGTGCGGGTCAATGACCGGTCGATGCAATCGCAGATGCATGACGCGTATGAGTTGATCGAGTTGTTCCCTCAGACGATGGCGGCGTTGGTGGAGGGGCGGGTGTCGCGGGCGCATGCGCAGGTGATCCAGGACGCCGGGCGGGTGATCGAGGATGCTACGGATCGGGCGTCGTTCGAGCGGATCGTGTTGGCCGAGGCGGAGCGGCAGACGGTGCCGCGGACGAAGAAGTACGCCATCCAACGCGCCGCGGTGTTGGACCCGCGGCCGTTGCAGGAACGACACGACACCGCGATACGGGAGCGGCGGGTGTGGGTCACTGACCTGGATGACACCCTGTCGACGTTGACGATCCTGGGCGGGAACGTCTACGTCCACGGGGTGTACCACCGACTGACGGGCCAGGGCACCGAGATCAAGACCGTGGACCGGGAGAAGCGACGCGCACACGCGGCCGCAAAGGCCGAGGCTGAACAGAACGGTGGAGATGCCGCACCCACCGAGGACACCGAGCCGTGGTTCGATGACCGGTCGCTGGATGAGATCCGCTGCGACCTCGCCCTGGACATGCTCCTCGCCGGGTCCCCGGTGATCGACCCCACCGACCCCACCACCGGCGGGCTCGGCGCGATTCGGGCTGAGGTGCAGATCACCATCCCCATCACCACGTTGACGGGGGTGACGAAGTCGGGGGCGGAGCTGAACGGGGTCACCCCCGTCGACCCAGAGACCGCCAGACGCATGGCGGGCACCGCGAGGATCTGGGAACGGGTGATGACCGACCCGATCAGCGGGGTCGTGACCGCGGTGGACAGGTATCAGCTGCATCCATCTCAAACCCGATACGTGAACGCGCGAGATGTCACGTGTCGAACCCCAGGGTGCCGAAGGCCGGCGAAGCTCTGCCATATCGACCACTCGAAGGACTTCGCCCTGGGCGGGAAGAGTTGCAATGACAACCTCTGCAACGAATGCGCCAGACACCACACCCTGAAGCACGCGACAAACTGGCACGTCGAACAGCTCCCCGGCGGCATCCTAAAGTTCACCAGCCCCGGCGGAAAGACGTACGACAGCCACCCACCCTCACGGGTGGCATTCGTCCCCACCGACGACGGCGGATACGGCGTCGCACCCTTCTGA
- a CDS encoding ABC transporter permease, with amino-acid sequence MDGFRIPIGLWVEDAVDWARDTFSGFFDLITVVVRVLVEGLTDGLLAVPIPLAILLFALIGWGVRSWQLAVGTAVTFTFIVAMDLWVESMQTLALVLVATVVALLIAIPLGIWSARNDTVRAILKPVLDFMQTMPGFVYLIPAITFFSIGVVPGVVATVIFALPPGVRLTELGIRGVDSETVEAGYAFGAKPGQILRGIQLPLAMPTIMAGVNQVIMLALSMAVLAGIVGADGLGKLVVQSVSTARLAIGVEAGLAVVIIAVYLDRVTAALGSPGEHPSSLRGALRRRRLTARTATTSKAPEDQRVKAL; translated from the coding sequence ATGGACGGGTTCCGCATTCCGATCGGCCTCTGGGTGGAAGACGCCGTCGACTGGGCCCGCGACACCTTCAGCGGGTTCTTCGACCTCATCACCGTTGTCGTGCGGGTGCTCGTCGAGGGGCTCACCGACGGCCTCCTCGCCGTTCCGATCCCCCTGGCGATCCTGCTGTTCGCGCTCATCGGCTGGGGCGTGCGCTCCTGGCAGCTGGCGGTGGGAACGGCGGTGACCTTCACCTTCATCGTGGCGATGGACCTGTGGGTCGAATCGATGCAGACCCTCGCGCTCGTGCTCGTGGCCACCGTGGTGGCGCTTCTCATCGCGATCCCGCTCGGCATCTGGTCGGCGCGCAACGACACCGTCCGCGCCATCCTGAAGCCGGTACTCGACTTCATGCAGACGATGCCCGGCTTCGTCTACCTGATCCCCGCCATCACGTTCTTCAGCATCGGCGTGGTGCCGGGGGTCGTGGCGACGGTCATCTTCGCGTTGCCGCCGGGGGTCCGGCTCACCGAGCTCGGCATCCGCGGGGTGGATTCCGAGACGGTCGAGGCTGGATACGCCTTCGGTGCGAAGCCCGGCCAGATCCTCCGCGGCATACAGCTGCCGCTGGCGATGCCGACCATCATGGCGGGCGTCAACCAGGTCATCATGCTCGCGCTGTCGATGGCGGTGCTCGCGGGCATCGTCGGCGCCGACGGCCTCGGAAAGCTCGTCGTGCAGTCGGTCTCGACCGCACGACTCGCGATCGGTGTCGAGGCGGGTCTCGCCGTCGTCATCATCGCCGTCTACCTCGACCGCGTCACCGCGGCGCTGGGGAGTCCTGGCGAGCACCCCTCGTCGCTCCGCGGCGCCCTCCGTCGGCGCCGACTCACGGCGAGGACAGCGACCACCTCGAAGGCTCCCGAAGACCAGAGGGTGAAAGCCCTTTGA
- a CDS encoding TetR/AcrR family transcriptional regulator C-terminal domain-containing protein — MATKLAVNPTSLYNHVPNLAAMIEDVRSLVSARIDSSPLRTLKWEDGLREWARSYRRAFADHPRAVPLLMTHPASAPVLLAEYEDFAVAARAVGWPDRDILPLLTAFESFILGSVLDMSGPTVVFDPRGQEERFPTFAAAFATLRDEDPDDPIATRAFEMGLTMLIASARPSPGG, encoded by the coding sequence GTGGCGACGAAGCTCGCGGTGAACCCCACGTCTCTCTACAACCACGTGCCGAATCTCGCGGCGATGATCGAGGACGTGCGGTCCCTGGTGTCGGCCCGCATCGACTCGTCGCCGCTGCGCACCCTGAAGTGGGAGGACGGACTGCGGGAGTGGGCGCGCTCCTACCGACGGGCGTTCGCCGATCACCCGCGCGCCGTCCCGCTGCTGATGACCCATCCGGCATCCGCGCCGGTGCTGCTGGCCGAGTACGAGGATTTCGCGGTGGCGGCGCGCGCGGTGGGGTGGCCCGATCGCGACATCCTTCCCCTCCTCACCGCGTTCGAGTCGTTCATCCTCGGCAGCGTGCTCGACATGTCGGGCCCGACGGTCGTCTTCGATCCGCGGGGCCAGGAGGAGCGGTTCCCCACCTTCGCGGCAGCCTTCGCGACCCTGCGTGACGAGGACCCGGATGATCCGATCGCCACGCGAGCCTTCGAGATGGGCCTGACGATGCTCATCGCCTCGGCCCGCCCTTCCCCAGGAGGGTGA
- a CDS encoding DUF4442 domain-containing protein, with protein MSLWPPNLFSGIRVRRFADDWTEAVVELHVNRFTRNYVGTAFGGSMSAMTDPYFFMLVMHQLGRDYVVWDTRGEIEFLKPGRGVLTARFCVAPEQVAELRARAAGGAKVREWFETTITDESGDVVARSRREVFVREKRRVTHSQLAGA; from the coding sequence ATGAGTCTCTGGCCGCCGAACCTCTTCAGCGGCATCCGAGTGCGGCGTTTCGCCGACGACTGGACGGAGGCGGTCGTCGAACTGCACGTCAATCGCTTCACGCGGAATTATGTGGGCACGGCGTTTGGGGGATCGATGTCGGCGATGACCGATCCGTACTTCTTCATGCTGGTGATGCATCAGCTGGGGCGCGACTACGTCGTCTGGGATACCCGCGGTGAGATCGAGTTCCTCAAGCCCGGTCGCGGCGTGCTGACGGCACGCTTCTGCGTTGCGCCCGAGCAGGTCGCCGAGCTTCGTGCCCGCGCGGCCGGCGGCGCGAAGGTTCGCGAGTGGTTCGAGACGACGATCACCGACGAGAGCGGCGACGTGGTCGCCCGCAGCCGCCGAGAGGTGTTCGTGCGCGAGAAGCGGCGCGTCACCCATTCTCAACTCGCTGGAGCCTGA
- a CDS encoding ester cyclase — translation MAESTHPNITRLRTGLDLVAAGRSDEVVALLTDDFRITVHGAPETLVGREAWLGNVAIMNASFSDLTLDIRHELAAGDLVAFNITYTARHTGDFLGIPATGRTVSWQSLEHYRVSDGLIAEEWIASDIGTLLGQLTPQSDPSSEDA, via the coding sequence ATGGCGGAATCGACACACCCGAACATCACCCGGTTACGCACCGGCCTCGACCTCGTCGCCGCCGGCCGGTCGGATGAGGTCGTGGCCCTCCTCACCGATGACTTCCGCATCACCGTGCACGGTGCCCCCGAGACTCTCGTCGGCCGCGAGGCCTGGCTCGGCAATGTCGCGATCATGAATGCGTCCTTCTCAGACCTGACGCTCGACATCCGTCACGAGCTCGCCGCGGGCGACCTCGTCGCATTCAACATCACGTACACAGCTCGCCATACGGGCGATTTCCTGGGGATTCCCGCCACGGGCCGCACGGTCTCGTGGCAGAGCCTGGAGCACTACCGGGTGAGCGACGGGCTCATCGCGGAGGAGTGGATCGCCTCCGATATCGGCACTCTCCTGGGCCAGCTCACCCCGCAGTCCGACCCGTCGAGTGAGGACGCATGA
- a CDS encoding arsenic resistance protein, producing MTSAAEWWDRHQVWLYVAAIALGVVVGLTLPAAGPALSLATTPVLALLLFATFLGVPLIEVGRAFRDIRFLGTVLAVNFVIVPLVAFGLSRFVADDRALLLGVLLVLLTPCVDYVIVFTGLAGGARARLLAATPLLMLAQIVLLPVYLWVFVGGAVVADVALDPFVEAFLWLIAVPLAAAAIVQALARRHRVGRRIERFFAAAMVPLMMSTLAVVVGSQIADVGAAAAALVRLVPIYAAFLVVMLFAGLGAARLTRLPLPETRALIFSGATRNSLVVLPLALALPPSFAITPLAVVTQTLVELVGMVVFLRVVPALTRVAGRSSVHRVRRGR from the coding sequence GTGACGTCGGCAGCCGAATGGTGGGATCGCCACCAGGTCTGGCTGTACGTCGCCGCCATCGCGCTCGGCGTCGTCGTCGGGCTCACGCTCCCCGCCGCCGGCCCCGCTCTGTCGCTCGCGACGACGCCGGTGCTCGCCCTGCTGCTGTTCGCCACCTTCCTCGGGGTTCCGCTGATCGAGGTGGGGCGGGCATTCCGCGACATCCGGTTCCTCGGCACGGTGCTCGCCGTCAACTTCGTGATCGTGCCGCTTGTGGCCTTCGGACTTTCCCGATTCGTCGCCGACGACCGCGCCCTCCTCCTCGGCGTGCTGCTGGTGCTGCTCACCCCCTGCGTCGACTACGTCATCGTCTTCACCGGACTCGCCGGGGGCGCTCGTGCGCGTCTCCTCGCCGCGACGCCCCTGCTGATGCTCGCGCAGATCGTGCTGCTCCCCGTCTACCTGTGGGTTTTCGTCGGCGGAGCGGTGGTCGCCGACGTCGCACTCGATCCTTTCGTCGAGGCCTTCCTCTGGCTCATCGCGGTCCCCCTCGCGGCGGCCGCGATCGTGCAGGCTCTGGCGCGCCGGCACCGCGTCGGTCGTCGGATCGAGCGCTTCTTCGCGGCGGCGATGGTCCCGCTGATGATGTCGACGCTCGCGGTGGTGGTCGGGTCGCAGATCGCAGATGTCGGCGCCGCGGCCGCCGCGCTCGTGCGCCTGGTGCCGATCTACGCCGCGTTCCTCGTGGTCATGCTCTTCGCCGGTCTGGGTGCGGCGCGGCTCACGCGGCTGCCGCTTCCCGAAACCCGGGCCCTCATCTTCAGCGGCGCCACACGCAACTCGCTCGTCGTGCTGCCCCTCGCCCTCGCCCTGCCTCCGTCCTTCGCGATCACACCCCTGGCCGTGGTCACTCAGACGCTCGTGGAGCTGGTCGGAATGGTCGTCTTCCTCCGCGTCGTGCCGGCGCTCACGCGGGTGGCGGGTCGGTCGTCCGTGCATCGAGTTCGGCGAGGGCGGTGA
- a CDS encoding glycine zipper family protein: MAVERKKSRNGIGLGIALGLPFGAVIGMLLFDNIAIGTGLGLVFGIAIGAALDARSAPESGDEAEDGR, translated from the coding sequence ATGGCGGTTGAGAGAAAGAAGTCGCGAAACGGCATCGGCCTGGGGATCGCTCTCGGCCTGCCCTTCGGCGCGGTCATCGGCATGCTGCTGTTCGACAACATCGCGATCGGGACGGGGCTCGGGTTGGTGTTCGGCATCGCGATCGGCGCAGCCCTCGACGCACGCTCGGCCCCGGAGTCCGGCGACGAGGCCGAGGACGGTCGATAG
- a CDS encoding tryptophan-rich sensory protein, with translation MSGKTASHTTTEPTTRTRAIARQVIILVSSILAIVAAFIGSGVFFGTPIQEAAGGFLNSDSTLIAPGTGAFRIWSVIYTGMLAYAIWQALPAQRFDERQQRIGWWVAASLILNAVWIGVVQLNLLALSLPVIALLLVVLCRIFVILRQTRPKNKVEVVVADGAIGLYLGWVIIATAANATAIFYAVGFDGFGIAPEVWSSFVLAVAAAVGIALAFWGGGRIAPALSLTWGIAWVAIARFTDEPSSPPTGVAAIIAVALIVIATVVARVRHDRAVRR, from the coding sequence ATGTCCGGCAAGACTGCGTCTCACACGACCACCGAGCCCACGACCCGCACCCGGGCCATCGCGCGTCAGGTGATCATCCTCGTCAGCTCGATCCTCGCGATCGTGGCCGCTTTCATCGGCTCGGGGGTGTTCTTCGGCACTCCGATCCAAGAGGCCGCGGGCGGGTTCCTCAACTCCGACTCCACCCTGATCGCCCCCGGCACCGGGGCGTTCCGCATCTGGAGCGTCATTTACACCGGCATGCTGGCCTACGCGATCTGGCAGGCCCTGCCCGCGCAGCGCTTCGATGAGCGGCAGCAGCGGATCGGCTGGTGGGTCGCCGCATCCCTCATCCTCAACGCCGTCTGGATCGGCGTCGTGCAGCTGAACCTGCTGGCACTCAGCCTTCCCGTGATCGCCCTGCTTCTCGTGGTGCTGTGCCGGATCTTCGTGATCCTGCGTCAGACGCGCCCGAAGAACAAGGTCGAGGTCGTCGTCGCCGACGGCGCGATCGGCCTCTATCTCGGCTGGGTCATCATCGCCACCGCCGCGAACGCGACCGCGATCTTCTACGCGGTCGGCTTCGACGGCTTCGGCATCGCGCCGGAGGTGTGGTCGTCGTTCGTGCTCGCCGTCGCTGCGGCGGTCGGCATCGCTCTGGCCTTCTGGGGTGGCGGACGCATCGCTCCGGCGCTGTCGCTCACCTGGGGTATCGCGTGGGTCGCCATCGCGCGCTTCACCGACGAGCCCTCCTCGCCCCCGACGGGCGTGGCGGCGATCATCGCCGTCGCCCTGATCGTCATCGCGACCGTCGTCGCCCGCGTGCGGCACGACCGCGCGGTGCGTCGCTGA
- a CDS encoding glycine betaine ABC transporter substrate-binding protein: MKKKHLTGILAFGAAATLTLAGCAGGSDDADPATGGDAAAENCDTITLGFLPSWTDGLSTAYLLENLLGERGIDVEMETLTEAGPLYTGLAQGDVDIYPSAWPELTHASYMEEYGDDIEDLGAYYDNAKLTIAVPSYVDIDSIEDLEGNADRFGGRIVGIEPGAGLTAQTQDSMLPEYGLDGDYELVTSSTAAMLAELDAAIAAEEDIVVTLWRPFWANDAYDVKDLEDPMGAMGEAEALHFLGTAGFSDRCAEAAELIGEIQLNDEQYGALEDLVVNEYGEGREAEAVEAWLEQYTDAVPSNS, encoded by the coding sequence ATGAAGAAGAAGCACCTCACGGGAATCCTCGCGTTCGGGGCGGCAGCAACCCTGACGCTCGCCGGCTGCGCCGGGGGATCGGATGACGCGGACCCGGCCACCGGCGGAGACGCGGCGGCCGAGAACTGCGACACCATCACGCTCGGGTTCCTCCCGTCGTGGACCGACGGACTGAGCACCGCCTACCTGCTGGAGAACCTCCTCGGCGAGCGCGGCATCGACGTCGAGATGGAGACCCTCACCGAGGCGGGGCCGCTGTACACCGGTCTCGCGCAAGGCGACGTCGACATCTATCCGTCGGCCTGGCCGGAACTCACCCACGCCTCCTACATGGAGGAGTACGGCGATGACATCGAAGACCTCGGTGCGTACTACGACAACGCCAAGCTGACCATCGCGGTGCCGAGCTACGTCGACATCGACTCGATCGAAGACCTCGAGGGCAACGCCGACCGCTTCGGCGGGCGCATCGTCGGCATCGAGCCCGGTGCGGGTCTCACCGCCCAGACGCAGGACTCGATGCTTCCCGAGTACGGCCTCGACGGCGATTACGAGCTGGTCACCTCCTCCACGGCGGCGATGCTGGCCGAGTTGGATGCCGCGATCGCGGCAGAAGAGGACATCGTCGTGACGCTCTGGCGTCCCTTCTGGGCGAACGACGCCTACGACGTCAAGGACCTCGAAGACCCGATGGGTGCCATGGGTGAGGCCGAGGCGCTGCACTTCCTCGGCACCGCCGGGTTCTCCGATCGCTGCGCCGAGGCCGCCGAGCTCATCGGCGAGATCCAGCTGAACGACGAGCAGTACGGTGCGCTCGAAGACCTCGTGGTCAACGAGTACGGCGAGGGCCGCGAAGCCGAGGCCGTCGAGGCCTGGCTCGAGCAGTACACCGACGCCGTGCCCAGCAACAGCTGA
- a CDS encoding quaternary amine ABC transporter ATP-binding protein has product MTITPAIEARGLFKVFGRHPRSAVERLRAGARRDEVADSGTAAVIDASFSVNPGEIFVIMGLSGSGKSTVIRMLNGLHDTTAGEVTIGGDSITDVSPSRLRALRRDRVSMVFQHFALLPHRSVAANVAYPLELRGVGKDKRHAKAEEILELVGLGGWGDKLPDELSGGMKQRVGIARALAADTDILLMDEAFSALDPLIRREMQEQLLELQRTLKKTIVFITHDLNEAMFLGDRIAVMRDGRIVQIGTPEDILTDPANDYVEQFVQDVDRARVLTAANVMERPRPVVTDSGGPRTALRLMRDAYMSAAYVVDRDRHLLGVVSDRDAVKLVRRGERSLLSAIRPAPPTVSEDEVLMNLFVPAVESPLPVGVTDSDGRLVGVIPRVTLLAALQPGTGATGEITIPIQPMPTTEIDELLAGFPESASDEGAH; this is encoded by the coding sequence GTGACGATCACTCCTGCCATCGAGGCGCGAGGCCTCTTCAAAGTCTTCGGTCGTCATCCCCGATCCGCGGTCGAGCGCCTTCGCGCCGGAGCCCGCCGTGACGAGGTCGCCGACTCCGGAACAGCTGCGGTCATCGACGCCAGCTTCAGCGTGAACCCCGGCGAGATCTTCGTCATCATGGGCTTGTCGGGGTCGGGGAAGTCGACCGTCATCCGCATGCTCAACGGCCTGCACGACACGACCGCCGGCGAGGTCACGATCGGTGGCGACTCGATCACCGACGTCTCCCCCTCCCGCCTTCGAGCCCTACGTCGCGACCGGGTATCGATGGTCTTTCAGCACTTCGCCCTGCTGCCCCATCGCTCGGTCGCGGCGAACGTGGCGTATCCGCTCGAGCTTCGCGGCGTCGGCAAGGACAAGCGCCATGCCAAGGCCGAGGAGATCCTCGAGCTGGTGGGCCTGGGGGGCTGGGGTGACAAGCTGCCCGACGAGCTGTCGGGCGGTATGAAGCAGCGGGTCGGAATCGCCCGGGCGCTCGCCGCCGACACCGACATCCTCCTCATGGACGAGGCGTTCAGTGCACTCGATCCGCTGATCCGCCGCGAGATGCAGGAGCAGCTGCTCGAGCTGCAGCGAACGCTCAAGAAGACCATTGTCTTCATCACTCACGACCTCAACGAGGCGATGTTCCTCGGAGACCGGATCGCGGTGATGCGCGATGGCCGGATCGTGCAGATCGGCACGCCGGAAGACATCCTCACCGACCCCGCCAACGACTACGTCGAGCAGTTCGTGCAGGACGTCGACAGGGCCCGCGTGCTGACGGCGGCGAACGTGATGGAGCGACCACGTCCGGTGGTCACCGACAGCGGAGGGCCCCGCACCGCCCTTCGCCTCATGCGCGACGCGTACATGTCGGCGGCGTACGTGGTCGACCGCGACCGGCACCTCCTGGGCGTGGTGAGCGATCGCGATGCGGTGAAGCTGGTGCGTCGCGGTGAGCGATCGCTGCTCTCGGCGATCCGGCCCGCACCTCCCACCGTCTCGGAAGACGAGGTGCTCATGAACCTCTTCGTCCCCGCGGTCGAGTCGCCCCTGCCGGTCGGGGTCACCGACAGCGACGGACGCCTCGTCGGCGTCATCCCCCGGGTCACCCTCCTCGCCGCGCTCCAGCCGGGCACGGGAGCGACGGGCGAGATCACGATTCCGATCCAGCCGATGCCGACGACGGAGATCGACGAACTGCTGGCCGGATTCCCCGAGTCCGCGAGCGACGAGGGAGCACACTGA
- a CDS encoding phosphoribosyltransferase, with protein MMFDDRVDAGRRLGAHLRNLGVTATVVAGLPRGGVPVAAEVATILGAPLDVIIVRKLGYPRHPEVAMGAIGEEGVRLIDTDLVRHLGVTLTEIDAVEARERDVLIRRAAALRGDRPPRNLAGASILIVDDGIATGATASAACLVARKRGAAEVIVAAPVGGSDAVQRVRGADRVICLEQPAGFQAVGEYYRDFGQTTEAEVVALLEKTNEHS; from the coding sequence ATGATGTTCGACGACAGGGTAGACGCGGGGCGGCGCCTCGGGGCCCACCTCCGGAACCTCGGCGTCACGGCGACTGTCGTGGCGGGGCTTCCCCGCGGCGGGGTGCCCGTTGCGGCCGAGGTGGCGACGATCCTCGGAGCGCCGCTCGACGTGATCATCGTCCGCAAGCTGGGCTACCCCCGTCATCCCGAGGTGGCGATGGGCGCCATCGGCGAGGAGGGTGTCCGCCTCATCGACACCGACCTCGTGCGCCACCTCGGAGTCACCCTCACCGAGATCGATGCGGTCGAAGCGCGCGAGCGCGATGTGCTGATCCGCCGCGCCGCGGCGCTCCGCGGTGATCGACCACCGCGCAACCTCGCCGGCGCGAGCATCCTCATCGTCGACGACGGCATCGCGACGGGCGCCACCGCCTCCGCGGCGTGCCTGGTCGCCCGAAAGCGCGGCGCTGCCGAAGTGATCGTGGCCGCACCGGTCGGCGGCAGCGACGCCGTCCAGCGCGTGCGCGGCGCCGACCGGGTGATCTGCCTCGAGCAGCCGGCCGGCTTCCAGGCCGTGGGCGAGTACTACCGCGACTTCGGCCAGACCACCGAGGCCGAGGTGGTGGCACTGCTGGAGAAGACCAACGAGCACTCATGA